A DNA window from Candidatus Latescibacter sp. contains the following coding sequences:
- the ald gene encoding alanine dehydrogenase: protein MKIGIPKEIKPQESRVAIVPSGVCELVKDGNTVLIERGAGFEAGFSDGDYTAQGAKIVDSSAEIFGACDMVFKVKEPLPSEYPLIRPGQILFTYFHFAASPELTRAMQKTNALCVAYETLELPDGSLPLLIPMSEIAGRMAPQCGALALEKHRGGSGVLLGGVPGVKPAMVTILGGGVSGTHAAQIAAGMGAQVNILDISISRLRHLDEILPPNVITLYSNSHVIAETCGASDLVIGAVLVHGAPAPKLITREILRSMRKGSVFVDVAVDQGGCSETTHPTTHKEPTYIEEGVVHYAVANIPGAVGRTSTFALTNATLPFARRIARKGTSIIDDPEFKTAINIYKGEILYPALKKIFT from the coding sequence ATGAAGATAGGAATACCGAAAGAGATTAAACCCCAGGAAAGCAGGGTAGCCATTGTGCCTTCCGGGGTCTGCGAGCTGGTAAAAGATGGAAACACGGTGCTGATAGAACGCGGGGCCGGCTTTGAGGCGGGGTTCTCCGATGGAGATTATACTGCCCAGGGAGCGAAAATTGTAGATTCGAGCGCAGAAATCTTCGGCGCCTGCGACATGGTGTTCAAGGTGAAGGAGCCGCTCCCTTCCGAATATCCGCTGATCCGCCCGGGGCAGATTCTGTTTACCTATTTCCACTTTGCCGCCTCGCCGGAGCTCACCCGCGCCATGCAAAAAACGAATGCGCTGTGTGTGGCGTATGAAACCTTGGAACTGCCGGACGGCTCGCTGCCCCTTTTGATCCCCATGAGCGAAATCGCCGGCCGGATGGCTCCTCAATGCGGCGCGCTGGCTTTGGAAAAACACCGTGGGGGGAGCGGCGTTCTTCTGGGCGGAGTACCCGGAGTCAAACCGGCGATGGTAACCATTCTCGGCGGAGGCGTTTCCGGAACCCATGCGGCTCAGATCGCCGCCGGTATGGGGGCGCAGGTCAATATTCTCGATATCAGCATCTCGAGACTCCGTCATCTGGACGAAATCCTTCCGCCCAATGTAATCACCCTCTATTCCAATTCACACGTGATCGCGGAAACCTGCGGGGCATCCGATCTGGTCATCGGCGCGGTTCTCGTTCACGGCGCCCCTGCGCCAAAACTCATCACCAGGGAGATTCTCCGCTCCATGCGGAAAGGCTCGGTGTTCGTCGATGTGGCGGTCGACCAGGGAGGCTGCTCCGAAACCACCCATCCCACCACGCATAAAGAGCCTACCTACATCGAAGAGGGGGTTGTCCATTATGCGGTGGCCAACATACCGGGTGCTGTGGGAAGAACCTCCACCTTTGCGCTGACCAACGCCACCCTGCCGTTTGCGCGCAGGATCGCCCGCAAGGGAACTTCCATCATAGACGACCCTGAATTCAAAACGGCAATCAATATCTACAAAGGAGAAATCCTCTACCCTGCACTCAAAAAGATTTTTACATGA
- a CDS encoding Lrp/AsnC family transcriptional regulator, which translates to MDTIDLEISSILGQNGRISNREIARRIGIAEGTVRQHLGHMIESGALRVTAQVNIESFPEVYVALVGVKIDGRRLNECACEVEKLPSVLTTMIVTGRYDLIAVILAPSRRTLVDFVTGQLSKIPGVKDSETYVVLRNFGQWVAADKISQLLRDEIKDDER; encoded by the coding sequence ATGGATACTATCGATCTTGAGATATCCTCTATTCTCGGACAAAACGGGAGAATATCGAACCGCGAGATCGCCCGCCGTATCGGAATAGCCGAGGGAACTGTTCGGCAGCATCTTGGACACATGATCGAGAGCGGAGCGCTGCGGGTCACTGCGCAGGTCAACATCGAATCTTTCCCCGAAGTGTATGTCGCCCTGGTCGGGGTCAAGATAGACGGCCGCCGGTTGAACGAGTGCGCCTGTGAGGTGGAGAAGCTCCCTTCGGTGCTGACCACGATGATTGTAACCGGGCGGTATGATCTCATTGCGGTGATTCTTGCCCCCTCGCGGCGGACCCTGGTTGATTTTGTAACCGGCCAGCTCTCGAAGATTCCCGGAGTGAAAGATTCGGAGACCTATGTGGTTTTAAGGAACTTCGGACAGTGGGTGGCGGCTGACAAAATCAGCCAGCTTCTGCGGGATGAAATAAAGGATGATGAAAGATGA